The proteins below come from a single Rhizobium tropici CIAT 899 genomic window:
- a CDS encoding NAD+ synthase, which yields MTEQSQITNTIRIAVAQLNPTVGDVSGNLAKARDARAEAAREGAQLVLLTELFISGYPPEDLVLKPAFIRACWKAVEALAADTADGGPGVIIGFPRQDETGRYNSIAVLDDGKVIAVRDKVDLPNYGEFDEKRVFDQGAMPGPVNFRGVRLGIPICEDIWGELGVCETLAESGAEILLSPNGSPYYRGKVDIRHQVVLKQVLETGLPMIYAAQLGGQDELVFDGASFGFNADKTLAFQMSQFETALAVTTWKKNGDGWHCAEGPMAHIPEGEEADYRACLLGFRDYVNKNGFKSVVLGLSGGIDSAICAAIAVDALGEERVRTVMLPYRYTSQDSLKDAADCAKALGCRYDIVPIEDPVTGFTSALSDLFEGTESGITEENLQSRARGTILMAISNKFGSMVVTTGNKSEMSVGYATLYGDMNGGFNPIKDLYKMQVYALSRWRNLHVPPGALGPSGEVIPHNIIDKAPSAELRPNQTDQDSLPPYPVLDDILECLVEKEMSVEEIVARGHDVATVHRIEHLLYLAEYKRRQSAPGVKITKKNFGRDRRYPITNRFRDR from the coding sequence ATGACAGAGCAAAGCCAGATTACCAACACCATTCGCATCGCTGTCGCGCAGCTCAATCCGACGGTCGGCGATGTCTCCGGCAATCTCGCCAAGGCGCGTGACGCCCGCGCCGAAGCCGCGCGCGAAGGCGCGCAGCTCGTATTGCTGACGGAATTGTTCATTTCCGGCTATCCGCCGGAAGATCTCGTGCTGAAGCCGGCCTTCATCCGCGCCTGCTGGAAGGCGGTCGAGGCTCTGGCCGCGGATACGGCCGATGGCGGCCCTGGCGTCATCATCGGCTTTCCCCGACAGGATGAAACTGGGCGCTATAATTCGATTGCCGTGCTCGATGATGGGAAGGTGATTGCCGTCCGTGACAAGGTAGACCTGCCGAACTACGGCGAGTTCGACGAGAAGCGCGTGTTCGATCAGGGCGCCATGCCCGGTCCGGTCAATTTCCGCGGCGTTAGGCTGGGTATTCCGATCTGCGAGGACATCTGGGGTGAACTCGGCGTTTGCGAAACGCTGGCTGAAAGTGGCGCTGAAATCCTGCTGTCGCCGAATGGGTCGCCCTATTATCGCGGCAAGGTGGATATCCGCCATCAGGTCGTGCTGAAGCAGGTTCTCGAGACCGGCCTACCGATGATCTATGCCGCTCAGCTCGGCGGCCAGGACGAGTTGGTTTTCGACGGCGCGAGCTTCGGCTTCAACGCAGACAAGACGCTGGCCTTCCAGATGAGTCAGTTCGAGACCGCGCTTGCGGTGACGACCTGGAAGAAGAACGGCGATGGCTGGCACTGCGCCGAAGGCCCAATGGCGCATATTCCGGAAGGCGAGGAGGCTGACTATCGCGCCTGCCTGCTGGGCTTCCGCGACTATGTCAACAAGAACGGCTTCAAGTCGGTCGTGCTCGGCCTTTCCGGCGGTATCGACTCGGCGATCTGCGCCGCGATTGCCGTCGATGCGCTAGGCGAAGAGCGCGTGCGCACGGTCATGCTGCCTTATCGCTATACCTCGCAGGATTCATTGAAGGATGCGGCCGATTGCGCCAAGGCGCTCGGCTGCCGCTACGATATCGTGCCGATCGAAGATCCGGTGACAGGCTTCACTTCGGCCTTGTCCGATCTCTTCGAAGGCACGGAAAGCGGCATTACCGAGGAAAACCTGCAGAGCCGTGCTCGCGGCACCATTCTGATGGCGATCTCCAACAAGTTCGGCTCGATGGTGGTGACGACGGGCAACAAGTCGGAAATGTCGGTCGGCTACGCCACGCTTTATGGCGATATGAACGGCGGCTTCAACCCGATCAAGGATCTCTACAAGATGCAGGTCTATGCGCTGTCGCGCTGGCGCAACCTGCATGTGCCCCCCGGTGCGCTCGGCCCCTCGGGTGAGGTCATTCCCCATAACATCATCGACAAGGCGCCTTCGGCGGAATTGAGGCCGAACCAGACGGACCAGGATTCGCTGCCGCCCTATCCGGTGCTTGACGATATCCTCGAATGCCTGGTGGAGAAGGAGATGTCGGTGGAGGAGATCGTGGCCCGGGGCCATGATGTCGCGACCGTACATCGTATCGAACACCTGCTTTATCTCGCAGAATACAAGCGCCGCCAGTCGGCACCGGGTGTGAAGATCACCAAGAAGAATTTCGGTCGCGACCGTCGCTATCCGATCACCAACCGGTTCCGCGATCGCTGA
- a CDS encoding MFS transporter → MIPAIKSFQGEGAPPYFRLRTALSYCAPLFVNGIALPFFPVWLAGLNFNDHEIGLVLAIPMVVRVLVTPIIAVLADHMTERADVLIWSGALSLLTAVALYWASDFWPVLLVYGIQGATYAPYVPVVESIAMSGVRRWGFDYGSMRVWGSITFILSTLLGGQLIGMWGGSTVLPVMVAGFILTTLMGFFAPRIGPTRRRNLPINLQSPTGSLRSPHLLITMIGVSIQQSSHAMLYTFASIYWHKLGFSGAQIAVLWSIGVAAEVMVFFLSKKLSRRFSAWTLIFFGASMCIVRWILFPINFGFFGYFVLQCFHSCTYACVHTGIQRRIVASVHETQESSAQGAYYFYNGMFLGLMTLASGYLYAWLDLASYYVMAGIAAFGLVMVIFAYGLQARTPAIGGGAHGVS, encoded by the coding sequence ATGATTCCCGCGATCAAGTCCTTCCAGGGCGAGGGTGCGCCTCCATATTTCCGCTTGCGCACTGCCTTGTCCTACTGCGCTCCGTTGTTCGTCAACGGAATTGCCCTGCCGTTTTTCCCCGTCTGGCTGGCGGGGCTGAATTTCAATGATCATGAGATCGGCCTGGTGCTCGCCATTCCCATGGTCGTTCGGGTGCTCGTGACACCCATCATCGCGGTGCTCGCCGACCATATGACGGAGCGGGCGGATGTGCTGATATGGTCGGGTGCGCTGTCGCTGCTGACGGCTGTCGCGCTCTACTGGGCGAGCGACTTCTGGCCGGTGCTTCTGGTCTACGGCATTCAGGGCGCCACCTACGCGCCTTACGTGCCGGTGGTTGAGTCGATCGCCATGTCGGGCGTGCGCCGCTGGGGCTTCGACTACGGCTCCATGCGGGTCTGGGGATCGATCACATTCATCCTGTCGACCCTTCTCGGCGGCCAGCTGATCGGCATGTGGGGCGGCTCCACTGTCTTGCCCGTAATGGTGGCCGGATTCATTCTGACGACGCTGATGGGTTTTTTCGCCCCGCGCATCGGGCCGACGCGCCGGCGTAACCTGCCGATCAATCTGCAATCTCCGACCGGAAGCCTGCGCTCGCCGCACTTGCTCATCACCATGATCGGCGTGTCGATCCAGCAATCGAGCCATGCGATGCTCTATACGTTTGCATCGATCTACTGGCATAAGCTTGGCTTTTCCGGCGCGCAAATTGCCGTCCTATGGAGCATCGGCGTTGCGGCTGAGGTGATGGTTTTCTTCCTGTCGAAGAAGCTCAGTCGGCGGTTCAGCGCCTGGACATTGATCTTTTTCGGCGCGAGCATGTGCATTGTGCGCTGGATCCTGTTTCCGATCAATTTCGGCTTCTTCGGCTATTTCGTCCTGCAGTGTTTCCATTCCTGCACCTATGCCTGCGTCCACACAGGCATTCAGCGTCGCATCGTGGCCTCGGTGCACGAAACGCAGGAATCATCGGCCCAGGGGGCGTATTATTTTTACAACGGCATGTTCTTGGGGTTGATGACCCTTGCATCCGGCTATCTCTATGCCTGGCTTGACCTCGCCAGCTATTATGTCATGGCCGGCATTGCAGCCTTCGGGCTGGTCATGGTCATTTTCGCCTACGGGCTGCAGGCGAGGACGCCGGCAATCGGCGGCGGCGCTCACGGCGTATCCTGA
- a CDS encoding ankyrin repeat domain-containing protein, which translates to MTTRSLAVDATLDSLKKQAKSFLKALQAGDASARSRVAPYFADIANVGLQDIQLVLAREFGFSSWTKLKAHLESGDRRHVPPDQLANRFLSLATVSYFANIPADPARFDEALRLLEDNPEIADESIQVAAALGDADRIARWLDRQPQLLDRKGGPHDLTPLMYAAYARVPGRSSLPAAGELVRRGADVNAFFLDAGQYRFTVLTGVFGEGEAGKERQPQHSECEAFARLLLDAGAEANDSQALYNRMFEPDNTCLKLLIEYGLSARDKNNWLVREDGKFVENSQTVFDYQLAWALEHRMGERVRLLVDHGADVHEPVNGRTPYEWARLSGDSKLAAYLIQKGAVAVRLKPEDWAYIQVKAGDIDAEQIKKVFQQMPGGRDLDIAAAMRKAHPAMLHDAAGENDLGAVRRMLALGLDANAMTSRTPLHEAALHGHMEMAKLLIEHGADTTVRDPIFHAPPIGWAEYNGKHEMVEFLKAYPLDIFAAAAFGQIDQLAAILDKHPAQVNMRFGKFRSHGEPTDRDWMTPLGFAIANRRGDAASFLLAQGADRSVRDASGRSYRDLAREAGDEAIISLLRKSGTA; encoded by the coding sequence GTGACCACGCGCTCTTTGGCTGTCGACGCCACTCTCGATTCCCTGAAAAAGCAGGCCAAGTCTTTCCTCAAGGCCCTTCAAGCCGGCGATGCTTCGGCGCGCAGCCGCGTTGCGCCCTATTTTGCCGATATCGCCAATGTGGGGCTGCAGGACATTCAGCTTGTTCTTGCCCGTGAATTCGGTTTCTCCAGCTGGACGAAGCTGAAGGCGCATCTGGAAAGCGGCGATCGCAGGCATGTTCCGCCAGATCAGCTCGCCAATCGCTTCCTGTCGCTGGCGACGGTCTCGTATTTTGCCAATATTCCCGCCGATCCCGCACGCTTCGATGAGGCGCTGCGACTGCTTGAAGACAATCCGGAGATTGCCGACGAAAGCATTCAGGTCGCTGCTGCACTCGGCGATGCCGATCGTATAGCTCGCTGGCTCGATCGCCAGCCGCAGCTTCTCGATCGCAAGGGCGGGCCGCATGATCTCACTCCGCTGATGTACGCGGCCTATGCTCGCGTGCCAGGTCGTTCCAGCCTGCCGGCAGCCGGTGAGCTGGTCCGGCGCGGTGCCGACGTCAACGCCTTCTTCCTCGATGCCGGCCAATATCGATTCACTGTCTTGACCGGCGTCTTCGGCGAAGGCGAGGCGGGGAAGGAGCGTCAGCCTCAGCATTCGGAATGCGAGGCATTCGCGCGGCTGCTGCTCGATGCGGGCGCCGAGGCGAATGACAGCCAGGCGCTCTACAACCGCATGTTCGAACCCGACAATACGTGCCTGAAATTGCTGATCGAATATGGCTTGTCGGCTAGGGATAAGAACAATTGGCTCGTGCGCGAGGATGGCAAGTTCGTCGAGAATTCGCAGACCGTTTTCGACTATCAGCTTGCCTGGGCGCTGGAACATCGTATGGGCGAGCGGGTGCGCCTGCTGGTGGATCATGGCGCTGATGTTCACGAGCCTGTCAATGGTAGAACGCCCTACGAATGGGCTCGCCTAAGTGGCGATAGCAAGCTGGCGGCATACCTTATTCAAAAGGGTGCTGTCGCGGTTCGCCTGAAGCCAGAGGATTGGGCCTATATTCAAGTGAAGGCCGGCGACATCGATGCCGAACAAATCAAGAAAGTTTTCCAGCAAATGCCAGGTGGGCGCGACCTTGATATCGCAGCGGCGATGCGTAAGGCTCATCCGGCCATGCTCCACGACGCTGCCGGGGAAAACGACCTTGGAGCCGTCCGCCGAATGCTGGCCCTGGGTCTCGACGCTAACGCGATGACGAGCCGAACGCCGCTGCATGAGGCGGCACTGCATGGCCATATGGAGATGGCGAAACTGCTGATCGAGCATGGAGCCGATACCACTGTTCGCGATCCGATTTTTCATGCGCCGCCAATCGGTTGGGCCGAATATAATGGCAAGCATGAGATGGTCGAGTTTTTGAAAGCCTATCCGCTCGATATTTTCGCGGCGGCAGCTTTCGGCCAGATCGATCAGCTTGCGGCTATTCTCGACAAGCATCCGGCGCAGGTGAATATGCGCTTCGGTAAATTCCGTTCGCATGGAGAGCCCACCGATCGCGATTGGATGACGCCGCTCGGCTTTGCCATCGCCAATCGGCGCGGCGACGCGGCAAGCTTCCTGCTGGCGCAGGGGGCGGATCGTTCGGTCAGGGACGCCTCAGGACGGTCCTATCGCGATCTTGCGCGCGAGGCAGGCGATGAGGCCATCATTTCCCTGTTGCGCAAGTCAGGAACAGCGTGA
- a CDS encoding UDP-2,3-diacylglucosamine diphosphatase — translation MDPRHFRTLFISDVHLGSKAAKADYLLDFLRHHEADTIFLVGDIVDGWRLKRNWYWPQHCNDVIQKLLRKARKGTRIVYIPGNHDEFLRDFPGMHFGGIEVAQRAMHETADGKKYLVLHGDEFDVVVRNARLLAYLGDWAYDMAILINIGLAAVRRRLNMPYWSFSAWAKLQVKHAVNFIGEFQRVVAEEAKRNDADGVICGHIHHAVIEDLDGIRYINTGDWVESCTAIAEHEDGTFELITWQNILETQPVGSPVEEMPQALGAQAA, via the coding sequence ATGGACCCCCGGCATTTCCGAACGCTATTCATTTCTGACGTGCATCTCGGCTCGAAGGCCGCCAAGGCGGACTACCTGCTCGACTTTCTCCGTCATCACGAAGCCGATACCATCTTTCTGGTCGGGGACATCGTGGATGGCTGGAGACTGAAGCGAAACTGGTACTGGCCGCAGCATTGCAACGACGTGATCCAGAAGCTCCTGCGCAAGGCGCGCAAGGGCACGCGTATCGTCTATATCCCGGGCAATCATGACGAATTCCTGCGTGACTTCCCCGGCATGCATTTCGGCGGCATCGAGGTGGCGCAGCGCGCCATGCATGAAACGGCCGACGGCAAGAAATATCTCGTGCTGCATGGCGATGAATTCGATGTCGTCGTCCGCAATGCCCGCCTGCTCGCCTATCTTGGTGATTGGGCCTATGACATGGCCATTCTGATCAATATCGGCCTTGCAGCGGTACGCCGCCGCCTGAACATGCCTTACTGGTCGTTCTCGGCCTGGGCGAAGCTGCAGGTGAAGCATGCCGTCAATTTCATCGGCGAATTTCAGCGTGTCGTCGCCGAAGAGGCCAAGCGCAACGATGCCGATGGCGTCATCTGCGGCCATATCCACCATGCGGTGATCGAGGATCTCGATGGCATCCGTTACATCAACACAGGCGACTGGGTGGAAAGCTGCACGGCGATTGCCGAACACGAAGACGGCACGTTCGAGCTCATTACCTGGCAGAATATTCTCGAGACACAACCCGTTGGCTCGCCCGTCGAGGAAATGCCGCAGGCACTCGGGGCACAAGCGGCATAA
- a CDS encoding TolB family protein produces MRSSVEIYNIRTGANRIVWQTDQLIEAPNYSPDGRDLLLNGDGLLYRLPLDGSGIAQVDTGFATQCNNDHGISPDGSLIAISDKTQHGKSCIYVLPAEGGTPRQVTTNLPSYWHGWSPDGKRFSYCGIRNDVFDIYTISIDGGEETRLTHGEGRNDGPDYSADGQWIYFNSSRTGLMQIWRIHPDGTGLQQLTDDNYGNWFAHPSPKNDKVVLISYDPDVFDHPRDLNVRMRLMDMDGGNITTLFELFGGQGSINVPNWSPDGDEFAYVRYEPA; encoded by the coding sequence ATGCGCAGCTCGGTCGAGATCTATAATATCCGTACGGGTGCAAACCGGATCGTCTGGCAAACGGACCAGCTGATCGAAGCGCCGAACTATTCGCCTGACGGCCGAGATCTGCTGCTGAATGGCGACGGCCTACTTTACCGACTGCCGCTGGATGGCAGCGGCATCGCCCAGGTCGATACCGGCTTTGCGACGCAGTGCAACAACGATCACGGCATTTCTCCGGATGGTTCGCTGATCGCGATTTCCGACAAGACGCAGCATGGTAAATCCTGCATCTATGTTCTGCCCGCAGAAGGCGGCACGCCAAGGCAGGTGACCACCAATCTGCCGTCCTATTGGCACGGCTGGTCGCCGGACGGGAAGCGCTTCTCCTATTGCGGCATCCGCAACGACGTTTTCGATATCTATACGATCTCGATCGATGGCGGCGAAGAGACCCGACTGACGCATGGCGAGGGCCGCAATGACGGACCTGACTATTCGGCCGACGGGCAATGGATCTATTTCAATTCGAGCCGCACCGGCCTCATGCAGATCTGGCGCATCCATCCCGACGGCACCGGCTTGCAGCAACTGACCGACGACAATTACGGCAATTGGTTCGCGCATCCGTCGCCAAAAAACGACAAGGTCGTCCTGATCTCCTACGATCCCGACGTCTTCGATCATCCGCGCGATCTCAATGTGCGGATGCGGCTGATGGATATGGATGGCGGCAATATCACGACGCTGTTCGAGCTCTTCGGCGGGCAGGGGTCGATCAATGTGCCGAACTGGTCACCGGATGGGGACGAGTTCGCCTATGTCCGCTATGAGCCGGCCTGA
- a CDS encoding NADP-dependent malic enzyme, protein MDTHDTSKKAENLASGDFDEQALYFHRYPRPGKLEIQATKPLGNQRDLALAYSPGVAAPCLAIRDNPEAAAYYTSRANLVAVISNGSAVLGLGNIGPLASKPVMEGKAVLFKKFAGIDVFDIEIAAPTVDEMVNTVSALEPTFGGINLEDIKAPECFDVERRLREKMEIPVFHDDQHGTAIIVAAAILNGLELAGKKIEEVKIVASGAGAAALACLNLLVILGAKRENIWVHDIEGLVYKDRNVLMDEWKSVYAQDSDKRVLAESIPGADVFLGLSAAGVLKPELLAQMAEKPLIMALANPTPEIMPDLARAARPDAMICTGRSDFPNQVNNVLCFPYIFRGALDCGAKTINEEMKMAAVRAIAALAREEPSDVAARAYTGETPVFGPNYLIPSPFDPRLILRIAPAVAKAAADSGVALRPITDFDAYMDELNRFVFRSGFVMKPIFAAAKIAERKRVVFSEGEDERVLRAAQVLLEEGTAVPILIGRPSVIETRLKRYGLKIRPNTDFAVINPEDDPRFREYVELYFSLVGRAGVIPEAARTIVRTNTTVIGALALKRGEADALICGLEGRYERHLRIVRQVIGKRPDVRDFSALSLLISQRGATFYTDTYVTFNPTAEEIAESTWLAAEEIKRFGIEPRAALVSHSNFGSRESESATKMREALALVRKAAPDLEVDGEMHGDSAISESLRRHVMPDSALSGEANLLVFPNLDAANITLGVVKTMTDGLHVGPILLGTALPAHILSPSVTSRGVVNMAALAVVEASQIA, encoded by the coding sequence ATGGATACGCACGATACTTCGAAAAAAGCCGAAAACTTGGCGAGTGGCGATTTCGACGAACAGGCGCTCTATTTCCATCGCTATCCCCGCCCCGGCAAGCTTGAAATCCAGGCCACCAAGCCGCTCGGCAACCAGCGCGATCTGGCGCTTGCCTATTCGCCCGGCGTTGCCGCGCCCTGTCTTGCCATTCGCGACAATCCGGAAGCGGCCGCTTATTACACGTCCCGCGCCAATCTCGTAGCGGTGATTTCCAACGGTTCGGCGGTGCTCGGCCTCGGCAATATCGGCCCGCTCGCTTCCAAGCCGGTCATGGAAGGCAAGGCCGTTCTTTTCAAGAAATTCGCCGGCATCGATGTCTTCGACATCGAAATCGCAGCCCCGACGGTCGATGAGATGGTCAACACCGTCTCGGCGCTCGAACCGACCTTCGGCGGTATCAATCTCGAAGACATCAAGGCGCCGGAATGCTTCGACGTCGAGCGCCGCTTGCGCGAGAAAATGGAAATTCCGGTCTTCCACGACGATCAGCACGGTACCGCCATCATCGTCGCCGCCGCCATCCTCAACGGACTGGAACTCGCCGGCAAGAAGATCGAAGAGGTCAAGATCGTCGCCTCCGGCGCGGGCGCAGCCGCGCTCGCCTGCCTCAACCTGCTCGTCATTCTCGGCGCCAAGCGCGAAAACATCTGGGTTCATGATATCGAAGGCTTGGTCTACAAGGACCGCAACGTCCTGATGGACGAGTGGAAATCGGTCTACGCTCAGGATAGCGACAAGCGCGTGCTTGCCGAATCCATTCCGGGCGCCGACGTCTTCCTCGGCCTGTCCGCCGCCGGCGTGCTGAAGCCAGAGCTGCTGGCGCAGATGGCCGAAAAGCCTCTGATCATGGCGCTCGCCAACCCGACGCCGGAAATCATGCCGGACCTCGCCCGCGCCGCCCGCCCCGACGCGATGATCTGCACCGGTCGCTCGGATTTCCCGAACCAGGTCAACAACGTCCTCTGCTTCCCCTATATCTTCCGCGGTGCGCTCGATTGCGGCGCCAAGACGATCAACGAAGAGATGAAGATGGCCGCCGTGCGCGCCATCGCAGCACTTGCCCGCGAGGAGCCTTCCGATGTCGCGGCGCGGGCCTATACCGGTGAAACTCCGGTCTTCGGGCCGAATTACCTGATCCCCTCACCCTTTGACCCGCGCCTGATCCTGCGCATTGCGCCGGCCGTGGCAAAGGCAGCCGCAGACAGCGGCGTCGCCCTGCGTCCGATCACCGATTTCGACGCCTATATGGACGAGCTCAACCGCTTCGTCTTCCGTTCGGGCTTTGTCATGAAGCCTATCTTTGCCGCCGCGAAGATTGCCGAGCGCAAGCGCGTCGTCTTTTCCGAAGGCGAGGACGAACGCGTTCTGCGCGCCGCCCAGGTTCTTCTTGAAGAAGGCACGGCCGTCCCGATCCTGATTGGCCGTCCTTCCGTTATCGAGACGCGCCTGAAGCGCTACGGCCTGAAGATCCGTCCGAATACGGATTTTGCCGTCATCAATCCGGAAGACGATCCCCGCTTCCGCGAATATGTCGAGCTTTATTTCTCGCTGGTCGGCCGCGCAGGCGTTATCCCCGAAGCAGCGCGCACCATCGTTCGCACCAACACGACCGTCATCGGCGCGCTTGCCCTGAAGCGCGGCGAAGCCGATGCGCTCATCTGCGGTCTCGAAGGTCGTTATGAGCGTCATTTGCGCATCGTCCGCCAGGTCATCGGCAAGCGGCCGGACGTTCGCGATTTCTCCGCATTGAGCCTGCTTATTTCGCAGCGCGGCGCGACCTTCTACACCGATACCTATGTGACCTTTAATCCGACCGCCGAGGAAATCGCGGAATCCACCTGGCTGGCTGCCGAGGAAATCAAGCGCTTCGGCATCGAGCCGCGCGCTGCCCTCGTCTCGCATTCCAACTTCGGCTCCCGAGAGTCGGAAAGCGCCACGAAGATGCGCGAAGCGCTGGCTCTCGTCCGCAAGGCAGCACCGGATCTGGAGGTCGATGGCGAAATGCATGGCGACAGCGCCATTTCCGAAAGCCTGCGCCGCCACGTGATGCCGGACAGCGCGCTTTCCGGCGAAGCCAATCTACTGGTCTTCCCCAATCTCGATGCGGCCAATATCACGCTCGGCGTGGTCAAGACCATGACCGATGGTCTGCACGTCGGTCCCATCCTGCTCGGGACGGCGCTTCCGGCCCATATTCTCTCGCCGTCGGTCACTTCCCGTGGCGTGGTCAATATGGCGGCGCTCGCCGTCGTCGAGGCCTCGCAGATCGCCTGA
- a CDS encoding ABC transporter permease produces MSLKAAEQRSDAPKIDDAPEGAGHRYRLQGNWRSANVHGVLRQIEQLSKRSSGGDVVIDLSGLSDVDTAGALLIRRLKESQEAHKAHVTIEGSNPHIDELLTTFDAHPDDEAAAAKPRKSWAERFFAPIGESVYDIWGNLIAAMYILGSAVRGGQLKFGRGSGVSPASIINQIDHMAVRAVPIILLMSSLIGAIIAQQGAFQLRYFGAEIFVVDLVGILQLREIGVLLTAIMIAGRSGSAITAEIGSMKMREEVDALKVMGLNPVGVLIFPRLVALTVALPLLTVIANFAALFGAAVVSWAYSGITFATFISRLHEAVSLSTIISGMIKAPFMALVIGIVAAVEGLKVGGSAESLGQHVTSSVVKSIFVVILMDGLFAMFYAAIDF; encoded by the coding sequence ATGAGTTTGAAAGCAGCCGAGCAAAGGTCCGACGCACCGAAGATCGATGATGCGCCCGAGGGCGCAGGCCATCGCTATCGGCTGCAAGGCAATTGGCGCAGCGCCAATGTGCATGGCGTGCTGCGACAGATCGAGCAGCTGTCCAAGCGAAGCTCCGGCGGCGACGTCGTGATCGATCTTTCCGGTCTTTCGGATGTGGATACGGCGGGTGCGCTGCTGATCCGCCGGCTGAAGGAAAGCCAGGAAGCGCACAAGGCTCACGTTACGATCGAGGGTTCCAATCCGCATATCGACGAATTGCTGACGACTTTCGACGCGCATCCGGACGATGAGGCGGCAGCGGCGAAGCCGAGGAAATCATGGGCGGAGCGTTTCTTCGCGCCTATCGGCGAAAGCGTCTACGATATCTGGGGCAATCTCATTGCCGCGATGTATATACTGGGTTCGGCCGTGCGCGGCGGTCAGCTCAAGTTTGGCCGCGGCAGCGGCGTTTCGCCAGCCTCGATCATCAATCAGATCGATCATATGGCGGTGCGTGCCGTTCCGATCATCCTGCTGATGTCGTCGCTGATCGGCGCGATCATCGCCCAGCAAGGCGCTTTCCAGCTGCGTTATTTCGGCGCGGAAATCTTCGTGGTCGATCTGGTCGGCATCCTGCAATTGCGCGAAATCGGCGTGCTTCTGACCGCGATCATGATCGCCGGCCGTTCCGGCAGCGCGATTACCGCCGAAATCGGTTCCATGAAGATGCGCGAGGAAGTGGACGCGCTGAAGGTCATGGGCCTCAACCCCGTCGGCGTGCTCATCTTTCCCCGGCTGGTCGCGCTGACGGTGGCCTTGCCGCTGCTGACGGTTATTGCCAACTTTGCCGCGCTCTTTGGCGCTGCGGTAGTGTCCTGGGCCTATTCCGGCATCACGTTTGCGACCTTCATATCGCGCCTGCATGAGGCCGTCAGCCTTTCGACGATTATTTCAGGCATGATCAAGGCGCCGTTCATGGCGCTGGTCATCGGCATCGTCGCTGCGGTCGAAGGATTGAAGGTGGGAGGCAGTGCCGAATCTCTCGGGCAGCACGTGACGTCATCGGTGGTGAAGTCGATCTTCGTCGTTATCCTCATGGACGGGCTTTTCGCCATGTTCTATGCGGCAATCGATTTCTGA
- a CDS encoding ABC transporter ATP-binding protein, with protein sequence MSALHSEIPLEKDEQGRDIVLSARDVTVAFGSKVVLDKLNLNIYRGEILGFVGASGAGKSVLLRTVLRLLPRRSGKIEILGEDYDKLDEEDRNRLDMRLGVLFQQGALFSSLTVKENIQVPMREYLDLPKEMMDELALMKIRMVGLAADAADKYPSELSGGMIKRAALARALALDPDLVFLDEPTSGLDPIGASEFDELIAKLRDTLGLTVYMVTHDLDSLFSVCDRIAVLGQKRVLVEGTVEDMLACDDPWVQSYFRGKRARSIVPREDIRGHNDDKGAGAHSREK encoded by the coding sequence ATGAGCGCGCTTCACTCGGAGATCCCGTTGGAAAAAGATGAGCAGGGCAGGGACATCGTGCTGTCGGCACGGGATGTCACTGTGGCTTTCGGCTCGAAAGTGGTTCTCGATAAGCTCAACCTCAATATCTATCGCGGTGAAATCCTCGGTTTCGTCGGCGCTTCCGGCGCGGGTAAGTCCGTGCTGCTGCGCACTGTGCTGCGGCTGTTACCGCGCCGATCGGGCAAGATCGAGATCCTCGGCGAAGATTACGACAAGCTCGACGAAGAGGATCGCAACCGGCTCGACATGCGGCTCGGCGTTCTCTTCCAGCAAGGTGCACTGTTTTCCTCGCTAACGGTCAAGGAAAACATCCAGGTGCCGATGCGGGAATATCTGGACCTGCCGAAAGAGATGATGGACGAGCTTGCGCTGATGAAGATCCGCATGGTGGGTCTCGCCGCTGACGCCGCCGACAAATATCCTTCCGAGCTTTCGGGCGGCATGATCAAGCGCGCGGCGCTGGCGAGAGCCCTGGCGCTCGACCCCGATCTCGTTTTCCTCGATGAGCCGACCTCGGGCCTCGATCCGATCGGTGCGTCGGAGTTCGACGAATTGATCGCCAAGCTGCGCGACACGCTCGGCCTGACCGTTTATATGGTGACTCACGACCTCGACAGCCTGTTTTCCGTCTGTGACCGTATTGCTGTCCTCGGACAGAAGCGGGTATTGGTGGAAGGCACGGTTGAGGACATGCTCGCCTGTGATGATCCCTGGGTGCAATCCTACTTCAGGGGCAAGCGCGCACGCTCGATCGTGCCGCGCGAGGACATCAGAGGGCACAACGACGACAAAGGCGCAGGCGCCCACAGCCGCGAGAAGTGA